A window from Plasmodium chabaudi chabaudi strain AS genome assembly, chromosome: 11 encodes these proteins:
- a CDS encoding fam-b protein, protein MRVNILKYAFFSIIICSFEYAQNELYFMNERNIYLERNIINLINNRILADADNQFDLYDFYQSTSSIANQFSDFDHDEEMIRLRNIIDSHIKKHKENNTLPNLNNADKKTKKLIYELQKELEETKKEIDNIRINELEIQPMQDKRVIKSNGNISISEHEDFKQLENSENILETEYDHFEYEYNKIISSNSYKKFKINKKINRLYRNVIKKSILSVASCFMAIPLGGQLVLLLLVPNVVSLVYSFQKLVKLSYKSFNFDKPPR, encoded by the exons ATGCGAgtcaatattttaaaatatgcttttttttcaattattatttgttcttTTGAATATGCGCAAAAT GAATTATACTTTATGAACGAGAGAAACATATACCTTGAaaggaatataataaatttgataaataataGGATATTAGCAGATGCAGACAATCAATTCgatttatatgatttttatcaatCAACTTCGAGTATTGCAAATCAATTTAGTGACTTTGATCATGATGAAGAAATGATACGTCTTCGAAACATTATAGATTCACATATAAAGAAacataaagaaaataatacattacccaatttaaataatgcagataaaaaaacgaaaaagtTAATCTATGAACTTCAAAAAGAATTAGAAGAAACGAAAAAGGAGATTGATAATATAAGGATTAATGAATTAGAAATACAACCGATGCAAGATAAAAGagtaataaaaagtaatggaaatatttctatatcAGAGCACGAAGATTTTAAACAATTAGAAAATtctgaaaatattttggaaACTGAATATGATCATTTtgaatatgaatataataaaatcatATCAAGTAATAGTTATAAGAAattcaaaattaataaaaaaataaatagatTATATAGAAATGTAATTAAGAAGTCGATACTGTCGGTAGCAAGTTGTTTTATGGCAATACCATTAGGAGGGCAGTTAGTACTATTACTACTTGTACCGAATGTGGTTTCCTTAGTATATAGCTTCCAGAAACTCGTAAAATTGTCCTataaatcatttaattttgataaacCACCAAGATAA